A single Populus alba chromosome 7, ASM523922v2, whole genome shotgun sequence DNA region contains:
- the LOC118040207 gene encoding GDP-mannose transporter GONST1 isoform X3: protein MLVTSMFSLKYINVAMVTILKNVTNVITAVGEMYLFQKDHDSRVWAALFLMIISAISGGITDLSFHAVGYAWQIINCFLTASYSLTLRRVMDTAKHVTKSGNLNEFSMVMLNNTLSLPLGLILIFVFNEVDYLSRTPLLRLPTFWFVVTLSGFLGLAISFTSMWFLHQTGATTYSLVGSLNKIPLSVAGILLFHVPTSLQNSASILFGLLAGVFFARAKMRERSQS from the exons ATGCTTGTTACAAGCATGTTTAG TTTGAAATACATCAATGTTGCCATGGTCACAATCCTGAAGAATGTTACTAATGTCATAACTGCGGTTGGTGAAATGTATTTATTCCAGAAGGACCATGACAGTAGAGTATGGGCTGCTCTGTTCTTAATG ATTATTTCGGCCATTTCTGGTGGGATTACTGATCTTTCTTTCCATGCTGTTGGCTATGCATGGCAGATCATAAACTGTTTCCTAACAGCATCTTATTCG TTGACTCTACGCAGGGTCATGGATACAGCTAAGCATGTCACGAAATCTGGAAACTTGAATGAGTTTTCAATGGTTATGCTAAACAATACTCTTTCTTTGCCTCTGGGGcttattcttatttttgttttcaatgaagTTGACTATCTGTCCAGAAC ACCACTTTTGAGGTTGCCAACCTTTTGGTTTGTTGTGACTCTTAGTGGATTCTTGGGTCTGGCAATCAGCTTCACTTCTATGTGGTTTCTTCATCAAACAGGGGCTACCACATACAG TCTTGTGGGGTCGCTGAACAAGATTCCCCTGTCTGTTGCTGGCATCCTCTTGTTCCACGTGCCCACCAGTTTGCAAAACTCAGCAAGCATTTTATTTG GTCTTCTGGCTGGAGTATTTTTTGCCAGAGCCAAAATGCGCGAGAGATCTCAGAGCTGA
- the LOC118040207 gene encoding GDP-mannose transporter GONST1 isoform X4: MVTILKNVTNVITAVGEMYLFQKDHDSRVWAALFLMIISAISGGITDLSFHAVGYAWQIINCFLTASYSLTLRRVMDTAKHVTKSGNLNEFSMVMLNNTLSLPLGLILIFVFNEVDYLSRTPLLRLPTFWFVVTLSGFLGLAISFTSMWFLHQTGATTYSLVGSLNKIPLSVAGILLFHVPTSLQNSASILFGLLAGVFFARAKMRERSQS; encoded by the exons ATGGTCACAATCCTGAAGAATGTTACTAATGTCATAACTGCGGTTGGTGAAATGTATTTATTCCAGAAGGACCATGACAGTAGAGTATGGGCTGCTCTGTTCTTAATG ATTATTTCGGCCATTTCTGGTGGGATTACTGATCTTTCTTTCCATGCTGTTGGCTATGCATGGCAGATCATAAACTGTTTCCTAACAGCATCTTATTCG TTGACTCTACGCAGGGTCATGGATACAGCTAAGCATGTCACGAAATCTGGAAACTTGAATGAGTTTTCAATGGTTATGCTAAACAATACTCTTTCTTTGCCTCTGGGGcttattcttatttttgttttcaatgaagTTGACTATCTGTCCAGAAC ACCACTTTTGAGGTTGCCAACCTTTTGGTTTGTTGTGACTCTTAGTGGATTCTTGGGTCTGGCAATCAGCTTCACTTCTATGTGGTTTCTTCATCAAACAGGGGCTACCACATACAG TCTTGTGGGGTCGCTGAACAAGATTCCCCTGTCTGTTGCTGGCATCCTCTTGTTCCACGTGCCCACCAGTTTGCAAAACTCAGCAAGCATTTTATTTG GTCTTCTGGCTGGAGTATTTTTTGCCAGAGCCAAAATGCGCGAGAGATCTCAGAGCTGA